The following coding sequences are from one Clostridioides difficile ATCC 9689 = DSM 1296 window:
- a CDS encoding peptide MFS transporter: MSSTESVSKKSGHPKSFWLICMTILWERFSYYGLTALLVLFFTASVAQGGLGLSTQEATSMFGLFTGLIYLTPLVGGWLADKVLGQQKCISIGALLIAIGDFVLFASSTSIAMVWVGLSIIILGNGFFKSSCSNIVGDIYPKTDVSRKDAAYSLFYMAVNVGAFIAPIICGLLSDNVFAVRGASGDIVSYGYKMAFLICGIGMMLGMIIFTLLAPKLLNEVGKYPVTKGNKGEKIEYGPLTKLEKNRIIAMVILFLFVVLFWTAYYQTQSSFMIYVRDNVNRTLFGFEMPVAWLTSLNAILCVALCPVLATLWVKLSHTKRGDFSIPVKMGLGMIIMGVGFIVMVFATLANGPDGMVKASILFIVLTYIFTTVGELFLSPIGLAMFNKLAPAKYATLSMGAWYLTSFFASLLSGKIAGFTATLGFLQIFGGIATVLIIFGLILLGIRNVLTRLMAMDLLTKEK, from the coding sequence ATGTCAAGTACAGAAAGCGTATCTAAAAAAAGTGGTCATCCGAAGAGTTTTTGGCTTATTTGCATGACAATTTTGTGGGAAAGATTTAGTTATTATGGTTTAACAGCTTTATTGGTATTATTTTTTACAGCAAGTGTAGCTCAAGGTGGTTTAGGTCTTTCTACTCAAGAAGCAACATCCATGTTTGGCTTATTTACAGGTCTTATATATCTTACACCATTAGTCGGTGGCTGGTTAGCAGATAAAGTTTTAGGTCAACAAAAATGTATTTCTATAGGTGCACTTTTAATAGCAATAGGAGATTTCGTACTATTTGCTTCATCTACATCTATTGCCATGGTTTGGGTAGGTCTATCAATAATTATTTTAGGAAATGGTTTTTTTAAATCAAGTTGCTCAAATATAGTTGGGGATATATATCCTAAAACTGATGTGTCAAGAAAAGATGCAGCATACAGTTTATTCTATATGGCAGTAAATGTAGGAGCATTTATAGCTCCAATAATATGTGGATTGCTTTCTGATAATGTATTTGCAGTAAGAGGAGCAAGTGGAGATATAGTATCTTATGGATATAAGATGGCATTTTTAATTTGTGGTATAGGCATGATGTTAGGTATGATTATATTTACACTTCTTGCACCAAAATTATTAAATGAAGTCGGAAAATATCCTGTGACTAAAGGTAATAAAGGTGAAAAAATTGAGTATGGACCACTTACTAAGTTGGAGAAAAATAGGATAATAGCAATGGTTATTTTATTTTTATTTGTGGTCTTATTCTGGACAGCATACTATCAAACACAAAGTTCTTTTATGATTTATGTAAGGGATAATGTAAATAGAACTCTATTTGGATTTGAAATGCCAGTAGCATGGCTTACATCACTAAATGCTATATTATGTGTGGCTTTATGCCCAGTATTAGCTACCCTATGGGTTAAATTATCTCATACCAAAAGAGGTGATTTCTCTATTCCAGTTAAAATGGGATTAGGAATGATAATAATGGGTGTTGGGTTTATAGTTATGGTATTTGCTACATTAGCTAATGGTCCAGATGGAATGGTAAAGGCTAGTATATTGTTTATAGTATTGACTTATATATTTACAACAGTAGGTGAATTATTCTTATCTCCTATAGGACTTGCAATGTTCAATAAATTAGCTCCAGCTAAGTATGCTACGTTGTCTATGGGAGCCTGGTATCTAACAAGTTTTTTTGCAAGTTTATTATCAGGAAAGATTGCTGGTTTTACAGCCACACTTGGTTTTTTACAGATATTTGGAGGAATAGCAACAGTTTTAATAATATTTGGTTTAATATTATTGGGAATAAGAAATGTATTAACAAGATTAATGGCTATGGATTTACTAACAAAAGAAAAATAA
- a CDS encoding peptidylprolyl isomerase: MSEEKNPKENTLDESKNSDNVNSKKDDVSDEKNTDNKVKKREIKLNNKTLKAIVAIVAVGAICLGGGYIFGKEAGRKLPATSKHYNSSEVVATIGDKKITGEMLRKRMEPLFYLNAKTTMTDDEIRSYESNMIETMITSDILSSEAAKEKISITNDQLDAQYNNLMSSIESAMGMTKEEFLKQFDLTEKYIKDDMKKELVASKYLNEKSKVTDKEAENYYNKNKSNYLQVRASHILIKTVDDKGKQVSSSKKAELKKEAEEILKKAQAGEDFATLAKKYSEDSSAESGGDLGFFGKGQMVESFEKAAFALKKGEVSNKLVESDYGYHIIKKTDEKYQPFEEVKSDLVSSLTSEKQNLLIQNLKEKYNVKITDKYQMKAKE; this comes from the coding sequence ATGTCTGAAGAAAAAAATCCAAAAGAAAATACATTAGATGAATCTAAAAATTCAGATAATGTAAATTCTAAAAAAGATGATGTGTCAGATGAAAAAAATACTGATAACAAAGTTAAAAAAAGGGAAATAAAGCTAAACAACAAAACACTTAAAGCTATTGTAGCAATTGTTGCAGTAGGAGCTATATGTTTAGGTGGAGGCTATATTTTTGGCAAAGAAGCTGGAAGAAAATTGCCTGCTACTTCAAAACACTATAATAGCAGTGAGGTAGTAGCTACTATTGGGGATAAAAAAATAACAGGTGAAATGTTAAGAAAGAGAATGGAGCCATTATTTTATTTAAATGCAAAAACTACTATGACTGATGACGAAATACGTTCATATGAATCAAATATGATTGAAACTATGATTACATCTGATATATTATCCTCTGAAGCAGCAAAAGAGAAAATAAGTATAACTAATGACCAACTAGATGCTCAGTATAATAATTTAATGAGTAGTATAGAATCAGCAATGGGAATGACTAAAGAAGAGTTTTTAAAACAGTTTGATTTGACTGAAAAATATATAAAAGATGATATGAAAAAAGAGCTAGTAGCATCAAAATATTTAAATGAAAAATCAAAAGTTACTGATAAAGAAGCAGAGAACTATTACAATAAAAACAAGAGCAATTATTTACAAGTTAGAGCTTCACATATTTTAATAAAAACTGTTGATGATAAAGGTAAGCAAGTTAGTAGTAGCAAAAAAGCTGAACTTAAGAAAGAAGCTGAAGAAATACTTAAAAAAGCCCAAGCTGGGGAAGATTTTGCTACTCTAGCTAAAAAATACTCTGAAGATAGTAGTGCAGAATCAGGTGGAGATTTAGGTTTCTTTGGTAAAGGTCAGATGGTGGAATCTTTTGAAAAAGCAGCCTTTGCATTGAAGAAGGGAGAGGTATCTAACAAACTTGTAGAAAGTGATTATGGATATCATATAATTAAGAAAACTGATGAAAAATATCAGCCATTTGAAGAGGTAAAATCAGATTTAGTAAGCAGTTTAACATCAGAAAAACAAAACCTACTTATACAAAATCTAAAAGAAAAATATAATGTTAAAATTACAGATAAATATCAAATGAAAGCTAAAGAATAG